One segment of Longimicrobium sp. DNA contains the following:
- a CDS encoding Trm112 family protein, with amino-acid sequence MIEQWLLDLLVCPKCKGELTHETEPEEALVCPRCRLRYEVRENIPILLIDEARPLA; translated from the coding sequence GTGATCGAGCAGTGGCTGCTGGACCTGCTGGTGTGCCCGAAATGCAAGGGCGAGCTGACGCACGAGACGGAGCCGGAGGAGGCGCTGGTGTGTCCGCGCTGCCGGCTGCGCTACGAGGTGCGCGAGAACATCCCCATCCTGCTGATCGACGAGGCCCGCCCGCTGGCCTGA
- the era gene encoding GTPase Era, translated as MPQPKDAEPPTKAGTVALVGFPNVGKSSLMNRLVEKKLSIVTPLAQTTRERVLGIDTRDGVQMVFIDTPGLVDPRYLLHRAMMHEATEVIGDADVVLLLIDASRGEPQFRDDVLALVKEASQFVVVSNKIDVASDADRRAVREWARGQLGADVSEASAETGEGVEALRERIAALLPESPYLYPEDDVSSQPVRFFVAELVRETIFELYEKEVPYSVAVKVEEFRETATPVYVRAVIFVERPTQKAILIGAGGSAIRRLGQAARMKVEDFVGSPVYLDLWVKVLPKWRKSPLELQRLGFTLPEEQRK; from the coding sequence ATGCCGCAGCCGAAGGACGCAGAGCCGCCGACGAAGGCCGGGACCGTGGCGCTGGTCGGCTTCCCCAACGTGGGGAAGTCGTCGCTCATGAACCGGCTGGTGGAGAAGAAGCTCAGCATCGTCACCCCGCTGGCGCAAACCACGCGCGAGCGCGTGCTGGGGATCGACACGCGCGACGGCGTGCAGATGGTGTTCATCGACACCCCCGGCCTGGTGGATCCGCGGTACCTGCTGCACCGCGCGATGATGCACGAGGCCACCGAGGTGATCGGCGACGCGGACGTGGTGCTCCTGCTGATCGACGCATCGCGCGGCGAGCCGCAGTTCCGCGACGACGTGCTGGCGCTGGTGAAGGAGGCGTCGCAGTTCGTCGTCGTCTCCAACAAGATCGACGTGGCCTCGGATGCGGACCGCCGCGCCGTGCGTGAGTGGGCGCGCGGGCAGCTGGGCGCCGACGTCTCCGAGGCGTCGGCGGAGACGGGCGAGGGGGTGGAGGCGCTGCGCGAACGCATCGCCGCGCTCCTTCCCGAATCTCCATACCTTTATCCCGAGGACGACGTCAGCTCGCAGCCGGTGCGCTTCTTCGTGGCCGAGCTGGTGCGCGAGACCATCTTCGAGCTGTACGAGAAGGAGGTGCCGTACAGCGTGGCGGTGAAGGTCGAGGAGTTCCGCGAGACCGCCACGCCGGTGTACGTCCGCGCGGTGATCTTCGTCGAGCGGCCCACGCAGAAGGCGATCCTCATCGGCGCGGGCGGCAGCGCCATCCGGCGGCTGGGGCAGGCGGCGCGGATGAAGGTGGAGGACTTCGTCGGTTCTCCCGTCTACCTGGACCTGTGGGTGAAGGTGCTGCCGAAGTGGCGCAAGAGCCCGCTGGAGCTGCAGCGGCTGGGGTTCACCCTTCCCGAGGAGCAGAGGAAGTGA
- a CDS encoding zinc-ribbon domain-containing protein, whose amino-acid sequence MNVQCTSCKTVFRVDPRKVPAGGVRARCSICRAVFQVPAPDGAAAEAPAPIPAPTPTPVVTPTAAPSPAPVAEAPRPHPVATPSPAPSPAPAARAPSPFGASDPASKARRLARALVSDIVTYFPERRDQALANGTLRREFTEEIKKSWEEYVAQVGQEMAKKTPYFREALNDILAKGQAVF is encoded by the coding sequence ATGAACGTTCAGTGCACGAGCTGCAAGACCGTTTTCCGGGTGGATCCCCGCAAGGTTCCCGCGGGTGGCGTGCGCGCGCGCTGCTCCATCTGCCGCGCCGTGTTCCAGGTCCCCGCGCCTGACGGCGCCGCGGCCGAGGCGCCGGCCCCGATCCCCGCTCCGACCCCGACGCCCGTCGTGACTCCGACCGCGGCTCCGTCTCCCGCGCCCGTCGCCGAGGCGCCGCGCCCGCACCCTGTGGCGACGCCGTCTCCGGCACCGTCCCCCGCTCCCGCCGCGCGCGCGCCCTCGCCTTTCGGCGCGAGCGATCCGGCGTCGAAGGCGCGGCGGCTGGCGCGGGCGCTGGTCTCCGACATCGTGACGTACTTTCCCGAGCGGCGCGACCAGGCGCTGGCCAACGGAACGCTGCGCCGCGAGTTCACCGAGGAGATCAAGAAGAGCTGGGAGGAGTACGTTGCCCAGGTGGGCCAGGAGATGGCGAAGAAGACGCCGTACTTCCGCGAGGCGCTGAACGACATCCTGGCGAAGGGGCAGGCGGTATTCTGA
- a CDS encoding diguanylate cyclase yields the protein MPQRVLLHYSPTGRPAPGAVREFAAAEGFPVQEVRRPEEIAVRISRAYPAALVVDATAPADQALALCRQMKGEAFTSVVPVVMYLASGEGSDEIVAAALESGADEVLNGSGSAREFLLRLRMAVARAERDVGVHPTTLLPGTVQIQRDIAERLRSGEKFAVCYADLDHFKEFNDRYGYIHGDRVILILSRILREVVRAYSPAAFVGHIGGDDFIFNAPLADFRVCCEEVIGVFSELIPLQYSEEDREQGFFMGKDRRGEVYQVPLMTLSIGVVTNENRSFVHTAQISELATEMKAYAKTFSGSIYVVDRRTDPHPSELLDPAAGGGAAPGPHEGVPQRPEAVAAVAPEPGAA from the coding sequence ATGCCTCAGCGCGTACTCCTGCACTACTCGCCGACCGGCCGCCCTGCGCCCGGAGCGGTGCGCGAGTTCGCCGCGGCCGAGGGGTTCCCCGTGCAGGAGGTGCGGCGGCCCGAAGAGATTGCCGTGCGCATCAGCCGCGCCTACCCCGCGGCACTGGTGGTGGACGCCACGGCGCCGGCCGACCAGGCGCTGGCGCTCTGCCGGCAGATGAAGGGCGAGGCGTTCACCTCCGTCGTGCCCGTCGTGATGTACCTGGCCTCGGGGGAGGGGAGCGACGAGATCGTGGCGGCGGCGCTGGAGAGCGGCGCCGACGAGGTGCTGAACGGGAGCGGGAGCGCGCGCGAGTTCCTGCTGCGGCTGCGGATGGCGGTGGCCCGGGCGGAGCGTGACGTGGGCGTGCATCCCACCACGCTGCTGCCGGGGACGGTGCAGATCCAGCGCGACATCGCCGAGCGGCTGCGGAGCGGCGAGAAGTTCGCGGTGTGCTACGCCGACCTCGACCACTTCAAGGAGTTCAACGACCGCTACGGCTACATCCACGGCGACCGGGTGATCCTGATCCTGTCGCGGATCCTGCGCGAGGTGGTGCGCGCGTACAGCCCGGCGGCGTTCGTGGGCCACATCGGCGGCGACGACTTCATCTTCAACGCGCCGCTGGCGGACTTCCGCGTGTGCTGCGAGGAGGTGATCGGCGTGTTCAGCGAGCTGATCCCCCTGCAGTACAGCGAGGAGGACCGCGAGCAGGGGTTCTTCATGGGGAAGGACCGGCGCGGCGAGGTGTACCAGGTGCCGCTGATGACGCTGTCGATCGGGGTGGTGACGAACGAGAACCGCAGCTTCGTGCACACCGCGCAGATCAGCGAGCTGGCCACGGAGATGAAGGCGTACGCAAAGACCTTCTCCGGGTCCATCTACGTGGTCGACCGCCGCACCGATCCGCATCCCTCGGAGCTGCTGGACCCGGCGGCGGGCGGCGGGGCGGCGCCGGGGCCGCACGAGGGCGTGCCGCAGCGGCCCGAGGCGGTGGCGGCGGTGGCGCCGGAGCCGGGCGCCGCGTAG